From one Balaenoptera acutorostrata chromosome 6, mBalAcu1.1, whole genome shotgun sequence genomic stretch:
- the TEX48 gene encoding testis-expressed protein 48, protein MTPITVNFQRGIWNSGPRTQGPIPFFHTAAHQNLASKIFCLCCKCCEEPNATDDSKIPSQTQELQPSKHGLQKDELDGQNLKQDNEASRVILGKSLLHPEKRTSYFSSSEFEDVNSHVSKRGFHKRNPSRYSQDRWPYQPCLIGRP, encoded by the exons ATGACCCCCATCACAGTAAATTTCCAACGGGGCATCTGGAATTCAGGCCCCAGAACCCAAGGCCCCATTCCTTTCTTTCATACAGCAGCCCACCAAAACCTGGCCTCGAAGATCTTCTGTTTATGCTGCAAATGCTGTGAGGAACCCAATGCCACAGATGACTCCAAGATCCCCAGTCAAACCCAAGAGCTTCAGCCATCAAAGCATG GTCTGCAGAAGGATGAGCTTGACGGACAAAATCTCAAGCAAGATAATGAAGCGTCCCGCGTGATTTTGGGAAAATCCCTGCTCCATCCAGAAAAGAGAACCTCCTATTTCAGCAGCAGTGAGTTTGAGG aTGTGAATTCACATGTTTCCAAAAGAGGATTTCACAAGAGAAACCCAAGCCGCTACTCCCAGGATCGCTGGCCGTACCAGCCATGCCTCATTGGGAGACCCTGA